From a single Halobellus ruber genomic region:
- a CDS encoding 50S ribosomal protein L19e: MTNLRAQKRMAADVLDVGKDRVWFDPDEQSEIADAITREDIRDLVDQGVIRAEDAKGNSKGRARERAEKRSYGHRTGAGTRKGKSGGRKAEKDEWVSRIRAQRRRLKELRDDGPLTPTQYREAYNKASGGEFEDVARLEAYLRNEHDIDTETA, encoded by the coding sequence ATGACGAACCTACGAGCACAGAAACGAATGGCCGCAGACGTCCTCGACGTGGGCAAGGACCGTGTCTGGTTCGATCCCGACGAGCAGTCGGAGATCGCCGACGCGATCACCCGCGAGGACATCCGCGATCTGGTCGACCAGGGAGTCATCCGCGCGGAGGACGCGAAGGGCAACTCCAAGGGTCGGGCCCGCGAGCGCGCCGAGAAGCGCAGCTACGGCCACCGGACGGGCGCCGGCACCCGCAAGGGCAAATCCGGCGGCCGGAAGGCGGAGAAGGACGAATGGGTCAGCCGCATCCGCGCCCAGCGCCGTCGTCTGAAGGAACTGCGCGACGACGGCCCGCTCACCCCGACGCAGTACCGCGAAGCGTACAACAAGGCGTCGGGCGGCGAGTTCGAGGACGTGGCGCGGCTCGAAGCGTACCTGCGGAACGAACACGACATCGATACGGAGACAGCATAA
- a CDS encoding helix-turn-helix domain-containing protein, producing the protein MFYADEGNWIESLLVTSGQSFDPDAATEGLSRVELFHHERVTVGSTDRPTHRLTVVAHEPYPFLLGEILRGNAIPNRLELRQEYFDGVVTVEEWDAFRELADRIQDRFGRFELLSVNQVETTGAALGSGQLARVLRNELSPEQLTVLRTAHRLGYFEVPRGTSAEDIAAELDIAQSTLSERLRLAEKRLFDLVFTRTEEPPADAAGE; encoded by the coding sequence GTGTTCTACGCCGACGAGGGAAACTGGATCGAGTCGCTGCTCGTCACCTCGGGGCAGTCGTTCGACCCGGACGCGGCCACGGAGGGGCTCTCCCGGGTCGAACTCTTCCACCACGAGCGGGTGACGGTTGGGTCGACCGACCGCCCGACCCACCGACTGACGGTCGTCGCACACGAGCCGTACCCCTTCCTCCTCGGGGAGATCCTCAGGGGCAATGCGATCCCGAACCGGCTGGAACTCCGCCAGGAGTACTTCGACGGCGTCGTCACGGTCGAGGAGTGGGACGCCTTCCGGGAGCTCGCAGACAGGATCCAGGACCGGTTCGGCCGGTTCGAGCTTCTGAGCGTGAACCAGGTCGAAACCACCGGGGCGGCGCTCGGCAGCGGACAACTCGCGCGCGTGCTTCGGAACGAACTCTCGCCCGAACAGCTCACCGTCCTCCGCACCGCCCACCGGCTGGGGTACTTCGAGGTGCCGCGGGGGACCTCCGCCGAGGACATCGCCGCCGAACTCGACATCGCCCAGTCGACGCTGTCCGAACGGCTCCGGCTGGCGGAAAAACGGCTGTTCGATCTGGTCTTCACGCGCACCGAGGAACCGCCGGCCGACGCCGCCGGCGAGTGA
- a CDS encoding 30S ribosomal protein S8 — MAGNDPLADALAGVDNAESVGHLSHEIQPASNVIGSVLEVFYDRGYIGGFEFVDDGKAGRFEVELNGAINECGVVKPRYSAGADEFEQWEKRYLPARDYGTLIVTTSHGVMSHYDAREAGVGGQVIAYVY, encoded by the coding sequence ATGGCAGGAAACGATCCACTGGCGGACGCGCTCGCAGGCGTCGACAACGCCGAGAGCGTCGGCCACCTGTCCCACGAGATACAGCCCGCCTCGAACGTCATCGGCTCCGTCCTCGAGGTCTTCTACGACCGCGGGTACATCGGCGGCTTCGAGTTCGTCGACGACGGCAAGGCCGGCCGCTTCGAGGTCGAACTGAACGGCGCAATCAACGAGTGTGGCGTCGTCAAGCCCCGCTATTCGGCGGGCGCAGACGAGTTCGAGCAGTGGGAGAAGCGATACCTCCCCGCCCGCGACTACGGGACGCTCATCGTCACGACGAGCCACGGCGTGATGAGCCACTACGACGCCCGCGAGGCGGGCGTCGGCGGCCAGGTAATCGCCTACGTGTACTGA
- the secY gene encoding preprotein translocase subunit SecY encodes MGWKEAAEPVLTRMPSVARPEGHVPFKRKIGWTAGILVLYFFLTNVVLFGLQTGGAGGDFYGQFRSILAGAQGSILQLGIGPIVTASIVLQLLGGADLLGLDTDDPRDQILYQGLQKLLVVVMICLTGLPMVFGGNFLPPSQALGQSLGIGTGGVRALIFAQIFVGGVLILFMDEIVSKWGVGSGVGLFIIAGVSQQLVAGLFSWQSLGGQSGFFPTWIGIVTGAVDIGSPLTPGGLSDLFLGQGQILALITTLLIFGIVVYAESVRVEIPLSHANVKGARGRFPVKLIYASVLPMILVRALQANIQFLGQILNNWWTGMPAWVGQYSQGQVTGGLFWYLAPIQSRQDWMWFLGFTSQDPGAIALRVAIDLTFMIIGGAIFAIFWVETTGMGPEATARQIQNSGMQIPGFRRNPQVIEKVMERYIPQVTVIGGALVGLLAVLANMLGTIGGVSGTGLLLTVSITYKLYEEIAEEQLMEMHPMMREMFNN; translated from the coding sequence ATGGGATGGAAGGAGGCCGCCGAACCGGTGCTAACGCGGATGCCCTCGGTTGCCCGTCCGGAGGGGCACGTCCCGTTCAAGCGGAAGATCGGGTGGACCGCCGGCATCCTGGTGCTGTATTTCTTCCTGACGAACGTGGTGCTGTTCGGGCTGCAGACCGGCGGCGCGGGCGGGGACTTCTACGGGCAGTTCCGGAGCATCCTCGCCGGCGCACAGGGGTCGATCCTCCAGCTCGGGATCGGGCCGATCGTCACGGCGAGCATCGTGCTGCAGCTGCTCGGCGGCGCCGACCTGCTGGGGCTCGACACCGACGACCCGCGCGATCAGATCCTCTATCAGGGGCTCCAGAAGCTGCTCGTGGTCGTGATGATCTGTCTGACCGGACTGCCGATGGTGTTCGGCGGGAACTTCCTGCCGCCCAGCCAGGCGCTCGGGCAGTCGCTCGGGATCGGCACGGGCGGCGTGCGGGCGCTGATCTTCGCGCAGATCTTCGTCGGCGGCGTCCTCATCCTCTTCATGGACGAGATCGTGAGCAAGTGGGGCGTCGGGTCCGGCGTCGGGCTGTTCATCATCGCCGGCGTCAGCCAACAGCTTGTCGCCGGGCTGTTCAGCTGGCAGTCGCTGGGCGGCCAGAGCGGCTTCTTCCCGACCTGGATCGGGATCGTCACCGGCGCCGTCGACATCGGGTCGCCGCTGACGCCGGGCGGGCTCTCGGATCTGTTCCTCGGTCAGGGGCAGATCCTGGCGTTGATCACGACGCTTCTGATCTTCGGGATCGTCGTCTACGCCGAGAGCGTCCGCGTCGAGATCCCGCTGTCGCACGCGAACGTGAAGGGCGCGCGGGGCCGCTTCCCGGTGAAGCTCATCTACGCCAGCGTCCTGCCGATGATCCTCGTGCGGGCGCTTCAGGCCAACATCCAGTTCCTGGGGCAGATCCTGAACAACTGGTGGACGGGGATGCCCGCGTGGGTCGGCCAGTACAGCCAGGGCCAGGTCACCGGCGGGCTGTTCTGGTATCTCGCGCCGATCCAGTCCAGACAGGACTGGATGTGGTTCCTGGGGTTCACCTCCCAGGATCCCGGCGCGATCGCGTTGCGGGTCGCAATCGACCTGACGTTCATGATCATCGGCGGCGCGATCTTCGCGATCTTCTGGGTTGAGACCACCGGGATGGGCCCCGAGGCGACCGCCCGGCAGATCCAGAACTCCGGGATGCAGATCCCCGGGTTCCGGCGGAACCCGCAGGTCATCGAGAAGGTGATGGAGCGGTACATCCCGCAGGTGACCGTCATCGGCGGGGCGTTGGTCGGCCTGCTCGCGGTGTTGGCGAACATGCTCGGCACCATCGGCGGCGTCTCCGGCACCGGCTTGCTGCTTACGGTCTCGATCACGTACAAACTGTACGAGGAGATCGCCGAGGAGCAGCTGATGGAGATGCACCCGATGATGCGCGAGATGTTCAACAACTAG
- a CDS encoding pentapeptide repeat-containing protein: MSSDQPAGDVPDDRCGYTYPEDFDPAEYDPEYTQRSNSCVRPPLPDSGRCKIHADPDDTEYKTESLNAGSPGGVSIDGAILPGEFATYVNWSNVSLLRDVDLAEANLEGADLSEANLAWADLTEADLYDANLAEANLNRADLAEANLEGADLAEAALLEADLSEAYLYDADLAEANLYDADLAEANLYDADLSGVDLAEADLAEATLSDADLSETNLAWADLSEAFLGRADLSEANPQKADIAEADLVGADLSEANLSEVNLPRATLNDADLTEAYLYDADLAEATLREADLTEADLYDADLAEAALRGADLSGVDLREADLSGADLKQADLTDANLEWADLSEAVLLKADLSEATLQEADLSRADLEEADLTDANLEETDLSEAALNEADLTGANCENATFNETTLVRASLDTTDLVRADFSEAHLFGTTFDGARIDGGTQFSTEGPVADLDTANHCRYDTDAHPADPIETVAESAEAFKNRDESLEEIRARRARSTYRRLETLASTNGYPDLQSEMFVRRQEARRELLAAEGRTLSALFAGVQRLLFNYGESFRRILGISLVTILLGWLLYLTTGIVETNGGTSLRPEVVADSPVLLIRALHHSTLVFFAGNQLLEPTGVVGEFVIVAEAMVGPILVALLIFVLGRRAAR; the protein is encoded by the coding sequence ATGTCGTCAGACCAGCCTGCCGGCGACGTTCCAGACGACCGGTGTGGCTATACGTATCCCGAGGACTTTGATCCGGCTGAGTACGATCCCGAATATACCCAACGCTCGAACAGCTGCGTTCGACCCCCACTGCCAGATTCGGGGCGATGCAAGATTCACGCCGATCCAGACGATACTGAATACAAAACCGAGTCTCTCAACGCTGGCTCACCGGGTGGAGTCTCAATAGACGGCGCGATTCTGCCCGGTGAGTTCGCAACGTACGTGAATTGGAGTAACGTTTCACTTCTGAGGGATGTCGACCTGGCCGAGGCGAACCTGGAAGGGGCTGACCTGTCCGAGGCGAATCTGGCCTGGGCCGACCTGACCGAGGCAGACCTGTATGATGCCAATCTGGCCGAGGCAAACCTGAATCGGGCCGACTTGGCCGAGGCGAACTTGGAAGGGGCCGACCTGGCCGAGGCGGCCCTGCTAGAGGCCGACCTGTCCGAGGCATACCTGTATGACGCCGACTTGGCCGAGGCGAACCTGTATGACGCCGACTTGGCCGAGGCGAACCTGTATGATGCCGACCTGTCTGGGGTAGACTTGGCAGAGGCCGACCTAGCCGAGGCGACCCTGTCTGATGCCGACCTGTCCGAGACGAATCTGGCCTGGGCTGACCTGTCTGAGGCGTTCCTGGGAAGGGCCGACCTGTCCGAAGCGAACCCACAAAAGGCCGACATAGCCGAGGCAGACTTGGTAGGAGCCGACCTGTCCGAGGCGAACCTGTCGGAAGTTAACCTGCCCAGGGCGACCCTGAACGACGCCGACCTGACCGAGGCGTACCTGTATGATGCCGACCTAGCCGAGGCGACCCTGCGAGAGGCCGACCTGACCGAAGCGGACCTGTACGATGCCGACCTAGCCGAGGCGGCCCTGCGAGGGGCCGACTTGTCCGGGGTGGACCTGCGAGAGGCAGACCTGTCCGGGGCAGACCTGAAACAGGCCGACCTGACCGACGCGAACCTGGAATGGGCCGACCTGTCCGAGGCGGTCCTGCTAAAGGCCGACCTGTCCGAGGCGACCCTACAAGAGGCCGACCTGTCCAGGGCAGACTTGGAAGAGGCCGACCTGACCGACGCGAACCTCGAAGAGACCGACCTGTCGGAGGCGGCCCTGAACGAAGCCGACCTCACGGGTGCTAACTGCGAGAACGCCACATTCAACGAGACGACGCTGGTCCGAGCGTCGTTAGATACCACCGACCTGGTCCGCGCCGACTTCTCCGAGGCGCACCTCTTCGGCACGACTTTCGACGGTGCTCGCATCGACGGCGGGACACAGTTCTCCACCGAGGGCCCGGTTGCGGATTTGGACACTGCAAATCACTGCCGCTACGATACCGATGCCCACCCGGCCGACCCAATCGAAACTGTCGCCGAGAGTGCCGAGGCGTTTAAGAACCGTGACGAATCGCTCGAAGAAATCCGGGCCCGCCGCGCCCGAAGCACCTACCGGCGGTTGGAGACGCTGGCCAGCACGAACGGGTATCCGGACCTACAATCGGAGATGTTCGTCCGGCGGCAGGAGGCGCGCCGTGAACTGTTGGCTGCCGAAGGGAGAACCCTGAGTGCCCTGTTTGCGGGCGTTCAGCGGCTACTGTTCAACTATGGAGAGAGCTTCCGACGGATTCTGGGGATCTCTCTGGTGACGATTCTGCTGGGCTGGCTGCTGTACCTGACCACGGGTATCGTCGAGACGAACGGCGGGACCTCCTTGCGACCCGAGGTGGTCGCGGACTCGCCAGTATTACTGATTAGAGCGCTACATCACAGTACCCTAGTGTTCTTCGCTGGCAACCAGTTGCTCGAACCCACAGGGGTGGTCGGTGAGTTTGTGATCGTCGCTGAGGCGATGGTTGGCCCGATTTTAGTCGCGCTGTTGATTTTCGTCCTCGGTCGTCGGGCGGCGCGGTAA
- a CDS encoding uL15m family ribosomal protein, which yields MTSKKRRQRGSRTHGGGSHKNRRGAGHRGGRGRAGRDKHEFHNYEPIGKHGFKRPEDSVRTVAEVNVSELDEDAALLAAEGLAEADGDAYHIDARDVAEDAEDADVVKVLGGGQVRQELHLVADAFTESAAELIAEAGGSVELTERGEELLAEAEADAEDDDTEE from the coding sequence ATGACGTCGAAGAAGCGACGCCAGCGCGGCTCCCGGACCCACGGCGGCGGCAGCCACAAGAACCGGCGCGGCGCCGGGCATCGCGGCGGCCGCGGCCGCGCGGGACGGGACAAACACGAGTTCCACAACTACGAGCCGATCGGCAAACACGGGTTCAAACGGCCCGAGGACTCCGTCCGCACGGTCGCCGAGGTCAACGTCTCCGAGCTCGACGAGGACGCGGCGCTGCTCGCGGCCGAGGGCCTCGCGGAGGCCGACGGCGACGCCTACCACATCGACGCCCGCGACGTCGCGGAGGACGCCGAGGACGCCGACGTCGTGAAGGTCCTCGGGGGCGGACAGGTCCGCCAGGAGCTGCACCTCGTCGCCGACGCGTTCACCGAGAGCGCGGCCGAACTGATCGCCGAGGCCGGCGGCAGCGTCGAACTCACCGAGCGCGGCGAGGAGCTGCTCGCCGAGGCCGAAGCCGACGCCGAAGACGACGACACAGAGGAGTAA
- a CDS encoding 50S ribosomal protein L6, whose translation MTGTAIEIPDEVSAEVSNLDLTVEGPNGSVTRTLWYPSVSVSVEDGDVVITTDADDAKTNATVGTFESHVSNMIHGVTEGWEYEMEVYYAHFPMQVNVEGDEVVIENFLGERSERRTPVRGDTEVQVDGEVVTLSGPSKEDVGQTAADIEQLTRVTDKDNRVFQDGVYITQKPQTGGA comes from the coding sequence ATGACGGGAACAGCAATCGAGATTCCGGACGAGGTCTCCGCCGAGGTGTCCAACCTCGATCTGACGGTCGAGGGGCCGAACGGCAGCGTCACGCGGACGCTGTGGTACCCCTCCGTGAGCGTCAGCGTCGAGGACGGCGACGTCGTCATCACGACCGACGCGGACGACGCCAAGACGAACGCCACCGTCGGGACCTTCGAGAGCCACGTGTCGAACATGATCCACGGGGTCACCGAAGGCTGGGAGTACGAGATGGAAGTCTACTACGCCCACTTCCCGATGCAGGTGAACGTCGAGGGCGACGAGGTCGTCATCGAGAACTTCCTCGGGGAGCGCTCCGAGCGACGGACGCCCGTCCGCGGAGACACTGAGGTACAGGTCGACGGCGAGGTGGTCACCCTGAGCGGTCCATCGAAGGAGGACGTCGGGCAGACCGCCGCCGACATCGAACAGCTCACCCGCGTGACCGACAAGGACAACCGCGTCTTCCAGGACGGGGTCTACATCACGCAGAAACCCCAGACGGGAGGTGCCTGA
- a CDS encoding tRNA (N(6)-L-threonylcarbamoyladenosine(37)-C(2))-methylthiotransferase, producing MARYHIETYGCASNRGESQRIETALRDAGHYPVDGPDEADVAIMNSCTVVEKTERNMLRRAKELESETADLIVTGCMALAQSEEFREEGVDAQILHWDDVPAAVTNGECPTPGPDTEPVLDGVVGILPIARGCLSNCSYCITKFATGRVDSPPVEDNVEKARALVHAGAKELRITGQDTGVYGWDEGERKLPELLDRICSEIDGEFRVRLGMANPGGIHGIREELADVFARHDELYNFVHLPVQSGSDTVLEDMRRQHRVDKFVEIVDTFDDRLDHWTLSTDFIVGFPTETPEDHAQSMALFREVRPEKANVTRFSKRPGTDAADMKGLGGQVKKDRSKEMSELKREVVAEAYESMLGDVREVMAIREGTGDSMKCRDDAYRQIIVRDAADRGIEPGDTLDVEVTSHQTVYAFGDPV from the coding sequence ATGGCCCGGTACCACATCGAGACGTACGGCTGTGCCTCGAACCGCGGCGAGAGCCAGCGGATCGAGACCGCGCTCCGCGACGCCGGCCACTACCCCGTGGACGGCCCCGACGAGGCCGACGTCGCGATCATGAACTCCTGTACGGTCGTCGAGAAGACCGAGCGGAACATGCTCCGCCGGGCCAAGGAACTCGAATCCGAAACCGCGGACCTGATCGTCACCGGGTGTATGGCCCTGGCACAGAGCGAGGAGTTCCGCGAGGAGGGCGTCGACGCCCAGATCCTCCACTGGGACGACGTGCCCGCCGCGGTCACGAACGGCGAGTGCCCGACGCCGGGTCCCGACACCGAACCCGTCCTCGACGGCGTGGTCGGCATCCTGCCGATCGCCCGCGGCTGCCTGTCGAACTGCTCGTACTGTATCACCAAGTTCGCGACCGGCCGCGTCGACTCCCCGCCGGTGGAGGACAACGTCGAGAAGGCCCGCGCCTTGGTCCACGCCGGCGCGAAGGAGCTCCGGATCACCGGCCAGGACACCGGCGTCTACGGGTGGGACGAGGGCGAGCGGAAGCTTCCCGAACTCCTAGACCGGATCTGCTCGGAGATCGACGGCGAGTTCCGGGTCCGGCTCGGGATGGCCAACCCCGGCGGGATCCACGGGATCCGCGAGGAGTTGGCCGACGTCTTCGCCCGGCACGACGAACTCTACAACTTCGTCCACCTGCCGGTCCAGTCGGGCTCGGACACGGTACTGGAGGATATGCGCCGCCAGCACCGCGTCGACAAGTTCGTGGAAATCGTCGACACGTTCGACGACCGACTCGACCACTGGACGCTGTCGACCGACTTCATCGTGGGCTTTCCGACCGAAACGCCCGAAGACCACGCACAGAGTATGGCGCTGTTCCGGGAGGTGCGCCCCGAGAAGGCGAACGTCACCCGGTTCTCGAAGCGCCCCGGCACCGACGCCGCCGATATGAAGGGGCTGGGCGGGCAGGTCAAGAAGGACCGCTCGAAGGAGATGTCCGAACTGAAGCGGGAGGTCGTCGCGGAGGCCTACGAGTCGATGCTCGGCGACGTCAGGGAGGTGATGGCGATCCGGGAGGGAACCGGTGACTCGATGAAGTGCCGCGACGACGCCTACCGCCAGATCATCGTGCGCGACGCCGCCGACCGCGGGATCGAACCCGGCGACACCCTCGACGTCGAGGTCACGAGCCACCAGACCGTCTACGCGTTCGGCGACCCGGTGTAG
- a CDS encoding 30S ribosomal protein S14, with the protein MSESEAEATGEHATRRTGQNHECRRCGRNQGLVGKYDIYLCRQCFREVAREMGFKKYR; encoded by the coding sequence ATGAGCGAATCAGAAGCAGAAGCGACGGGCGAACACGCCACTCGCCGCACGGGGCAGAACCACGAGTGTCGACGGTGTGGCCGCAACCAGGGCCTCGTCGGCAAGTACGACATCTACCTGTGCCGGCAGTGTTTCCGTGAGGTCGCCCGCGAGATGGGATTCAAGAAGTACCGATAG
- a CDS encoding 30S ribosomal protein S5: MSQRNNDGWTPRTRLGRMVQDGDVTSMEQALETGLPLKEPELVDQLLPGLDDEVLDINMVQRMTDSGRRVKFRCVVAIGNRDGFLGYAEGRDDQVGSAIQKAIDVAKLNIISVDRGSGSWEDSAGGVNSLTRKAEGKAGSVTVEIIPAPQGLGLAAAPTVRNILELAGVEDAWTRSNGNTRTTVNLAKATYNALQNASQSRTPRRAAAKQREAEVEE; the protein is encoded by the coding sequence ATGAGCCAACGCAACAACGACGGCTGGACGCCGCGAACGCGGCTCGGCCGAATGGTACAGGACGGCGACGTGACGTCGATGGAACAGGCCTTAGAGACCGGTCTCCCGCTGAAGGAGCCGGAGCTCGTCGACCAGCTCCTGCCGGGGCTGGACGACGAGGTGCTCGACATCAACATGGTCCAGCGGATGACCGACTCCGGCCGCCGGGTGAAGTTCCGGTGTGTTGTCGCGATCGGCAACCGCGACGGGTTCCTCGGGTACGCCGAGGGCCGCGACGACCAGGTCGGCTCCGCGATCCAGAAGGCGATCGACGTCGCGAAGCTGAACATCATCTCGGTGGACCGCGGCTCCGGCTCGTGGGAGGACTCGGCCGGCGGCGTGAACTCCCTGACCCGGAAGGCCGAGGGGAAAGCCGGCTCGGTCACCGTCGAGATCATCCCCGCCCCGCAGGGGCTGGGGCTGGCGGCGGCGCCGACCGTCCGCAACATCCTCGAACTCGCGGGCGTCGAGGACGCCTGGACCCGCTCGAACGGGAACACCCGGACGACGGTCAACCTCGCGAAGGCGACGTACAACGCCCTGCAGAACGCCTCCCAATCGCGGACCCCGCGGCGCGCGGCGGCCAAACAGCGCGAAGCGGAGGTCGAGGAGTGA
- a CDS encoding 50S ribosomal protein L18, with the protein MATGPRYTVPMRRRREVRTDYHQRLRLLKSGKPRLVARVSNNHVRAQLITPGPDGDETHAAASSEELGEYGWEAPTGNLPSAYLTGFLAGTRAVDAGLAEAVLDIGLNTATPGNKVFAVQEGAIDAGLDIPHNDSVLAEWPRNRGEHIADYAEQLDEPLYSGDFDATNLPEHFDDVLGRLQEDV; encoded by the coding sequence ATGGCAACAGGACCACGCTACACGGTGCCGATGCGACGTCGGCGCGAGGTCCGGACGGACTACCACCAGAGGTTGCGCCTGCTGAAATCGGGCAAACCCCGCCTCGTTGCTCGCGTGAGCAACAACCACGTCAGGGCGCAGCTGATCACCCCCGGACCGGACGGAGACGAAACGCACGCGGCCGCCTCCAGCGAGGAGCTCGGAGAGTACGGCTGGGAGGCCCCCACGGGGAACCTGCCCAGCGCGTACCTCACGGGTTTCCTCGCCGGAACCCGCGCCGTCGACGCCGGCCTCGCGGAGGCCGTCCTCGACATCGGACTCAACACCGCGACGCCCGGCAACAAGGTGTTCGCGGTCCAGGAAGGAGCGATCGACGCTGGCCTCGATATCCCCCACAACGACTCGGTACTCGCCGAGTGGCCACGTAACCGCGGCGAGCACATCGCCGACTACGCCGAGCAACTCGACGAGCCGCTGTACAGCGGGGACTTCGACGCCACGAACCTCCCGGAGCACTTCGACGACGTGCTCGGGCGACTACAGGAGGACGTATGA
- a CDS encoding 50S ribosomal protein L32e produces MDDGDELTSLADISGVGPSKADALRAAGYESIDDVKAASQAELSDVDGVGNALAARIKADVGGLEVSEETEAEVEDESAEEDEDEAVETELRPRGHADKTPDLDDETARALAQKHREGKPAFRRQKYHAKKRVPESWRKPRGNLSKQRRGIKGKGAMVEAGFRSPTAARGLHPSGFEEVHVHNVDDLEGVDGDTQAVRIDSKVGARKRERIEEVAEEEEIRVLNPTYVEVEVEE; encoded by the coding sequence GTGGACGACGGCGACGAACTCACCTCGCTGGCGGACATCAGCGGCGTCGGCCCCTCGAAGGCCGACGCGTTGCGGGCGGCCGGCTACGAGTCGATCGACGACGTGAAGGCCGCGAGCCAGGCGGAGCTGTCGGACGTCGACGGGGTCGGCAACGCCCTGGCGGCCCGGATCAAGGCCGACGTCGGCGGCCTCGAGGTCTCCGAGGAGACCGAGGCCGAGGTCGAAGACGAGAGCGCCGAGGAAGACGAAGACGAGGCCGTCGAGACGGAGCTCCGTCCCCGCGGCCACGCCGACAAGACGCCCGACCTCGACGACGAGACGGCGCGGGCGCTCGCACAGAAGCACCGCGAGGGCAAACCCGCGTTCCGTCGCCAGAAGTACCACGCCAAGAAGCGCGTGCCCGAATCGTGGCGGAAACCCCGCGGCAACCTCTCGAAGCAGCGCCGGGGAATCAAGGGCAAAGGCGCGATGGTCGAGGCGGGCTTCCGCTCGCCGACGGCCGCCCGCGGCCTGCATCCGTCCGGCTTCGAGGAGGTCCACGTCCACAACGTGGACGACCTCGAGGGCGTCGACGGCGACACCCAGGCCGTCCGCATCGACTCGAAGGTCGGTGCACGGAAGCGCGAGCGAATCGAAGAGGTCGCCGAAGAGGAGGAAATCCGCGTCCTCAACCCCACATACGTCGAAGTGGAGGTCGAAGAATGA
- a CDS encoding 50S ribosomal protein L30, whose product MQAIVQIRGEVNMSGDVHDTLKMLNIHRVNHCAFVPETETYRGMITKVNDYVAHGEPSVDAVETVLSTRAEPAEGDAEVDEAWLAEHTDYDDFESLAAALVDEETTLREQGLSPALRLHPPRGGHRGQKHPTTEGGQLGKHSTEAIDELLEAMR is encoded by the coding sequence ATGCAGGCGATCGTCCAGATCCGCGGCGAAGTGAATATGAGTGGCGACGTCCACGACACGCTCAAGATGCTCAACATCCACCGCGTGAACCACTGCGCGTTCGTCCCCGAGACGGAGACGTACCGCGGGATGATCACGAAAGTGAACGACTACGTCGCTCACGGCGAGCCGAGCGTCGACGCCGTCGAGACGGTGCTCTCGACGCGCGCGGAGCCCGCGGAGGGCGACGCCGAGGTCGACGAGGCGTGGCTGGCCGAGCACACCGATTACGACGACTTCGAGTCGCTCGCGGCGGCGCTCGTCGACGAGGAGACGACCCTGCGGGAGCAGGGCCTCTCGCCGGCGCTCCGGCTCCACCCGCCGCGGGGCGGGCACCGCGGCCAGAAGCATCCGACCACCGAGGGCGGACAGCTCGGGAAGCACAGTACCGAGGCGATCGACGAACTCCTGGAGGCGATGCGATGA